The Planctomycetia bacterium genome has a segment encoding these proteins:
- a CDS encoding copper chaperone, translating into MSRKYKTNLRCSSCLESLKPVLDQEPRISRWEVDLASPDKVLTVEGPSVTDELMHELMKRAGYSILGTVSVASPKVEEPLAEPSPTTYYPLMLILAFLLGTVALVEFHAGIFSWERAMRHFMAGFFLVFAFFKLLDVRGFANSYRMYDVIAKRLPMYGYVYPFIELLLGAAYLIDFKPWLTNVITLVVMSISAVGVFQSLLARRKIRCACLGTVFNLPMTTVTLVEDGLMIAMAAVMLLTGEHSIL; encoded by the coding sequence ATGTCACGTAAATATAAAACCAACCTGCGATGCAGCAGTTGCCTGGAAAGCTTGAAACCTGTGCTGGATCAGGAGCCTCGCATCTCAAGGTGGGAAGTCGACCTGGCATCACCCGATAAGGTGCTAACCGTAGAAGGACCATCAGTTACCGATGAACTGATGCACGAACTGATGAAACGGGCCGGCTACAGTATTCTGGGAACAGTTTCAGTTGCATCGCCAAAAGTGGAAGAACCACTGGCGGAGCCTTCTCCCACTACCTACTATCCTTTGATGCTGATCCTGGCGTTTCTGCTGGGCACCGTGGCATTGGTGGAGTTTCATGCAGGAATTTTTTCATGGGAACGGGCCATGCGTCATTTCATGGCAGGGTTCTTTCTGGTTTTTGCCTTCTTCAAACTACTTGATGTACGGGGCTTCGCCAATTCCTACCGCATGTATGATGTGATTGCGAAACGATTGCCAATGTATGGCTACGTATATCCCTTTATCGAATTGCTGCTTGGTGCAGCTTACCTTATCGATTTCAAACCTTGGCTGACCAATGTCATAACTCTGGTTGTCATGTCGATCAGTGCTGTAGGAGTATTTCAGAGTCTTCTGGCTAGAAGGAAAATACGATGTGCCTGTCTTGGCACCGTGTTCAACCTTCCCATGACTACCGTAACGCTGGTGGAGGATGGCCTGATGATTGCCATGGCTGCAGTCATGCTGTTAACTGGAGAACATAGTATTCTCTAG
- a CDS encoding bifunctional transcriptional activator/DNA repair protein Ada: MQQAYLTSDASYNGLFFLAVKTTGIFCRPVCPARKPLPGNVEYYPTAGAALFAGYRPCKRCKPLQSSSQPAWAVRLLNELEQHPEQRITEFNLRQRGIDPATVRRYFQKEFHMTFQAYARARRLATAFNQIKQGNRIDDALFSSGYQSHSGFRQAFTKTLGKPPGKSQVSDCILLHWINSPLGPLVAGANSQGVCLLEFSDRRMLETQMKTLRRLFQVPIVPGNNEHLIQLQHELKDYFAGRLKRFTIPLVYPGTPFQNKVWNELLKIPYGKTISYQQLAHAVDSPKAVRAAGTANGKNRLAILIPCHRVVNKNGNLGGYGGGLRRKEFLLQLERQHA, translated from the coding sequence ATGCAACAGGCGTATTTGACCAGCGATGCCAGTTATAATGGGTTATTTTTCCTGGCAGTCAAAACTACGGGTATCTTTTGCCGTCCCGTTTGCCCGGCCCGTAAGCCGCTGCCTGGCAATGTCGAGTACTATCCAACGGCTGGGGCGGCGCTCTTTGCTGGTTATCGGCCTTGCAAGCGATGCAAGCCACTTCAGTCTTCATCGCAGCCGGCTTGGGCTGTCAGGCTGTTGAATGAACTCGAACAGCATCCAGAACAACGCATTACTGAATTCAACTTGCGTCAGCGAGGTATCGATCCAGCTACTGTGCGGCGGTACTTTCAAAAGGAATTTCACATGACATTTCAGGCATACGCTCGTGCTCGTCGTCTGGCAACCGCTTTCAATCAAATCAAGCAGGGCAACCGAATTGACGATGCACTCTTTTCCAGTGGTTATCAGTCGCACAGCGGTTTCCGTCAAGCGTTCACCAAGACTCTTGGCAAGCCTCCGGGCAAAAGCCAGGTGAGCGACTGTATTCTATTGCATTGGATCAATAGCCCGCTCGGGCCTCTGGTGGCAGGCGCTAATTCACAAGGTGTATGTCTACTGGAATTCAGCGATCGCCGCATGCTTGAAACGCAAATGAAAACACTGCGCAGGTTGTTTCAAGTACCAATCGTGCCCGGCAATAACGAGCATTTGATACAGCTTCAGCATGAACTGAAAGATTACTTTGCTGGCAGGTTAAAACGGTTCACCATACCGCTGGTGTATCCAGGAACGCCATTTCAGAACAAGGTTTGGAACGAACTTCTGAAAATTCCGTATGGCAAAACCATTTCATATCAGCAGTTGGCACATGCTGTGGATTCACCCAAGGCTGTTCGTGCCGCTGGTACTGCCAATGGTAAAAACCGTCTGGCTATTCTCATTCCCTGTCACCGTGTTGTTAATAAGAACGGCAACCTCGGTGGCTACGGCGGCGGACTGCGACGCAAGGAGTTCTTACTGCAACTCGAACGCCAGCATGCCTGA
- a CDS encoding DNA topoisomerase, translating into MPERIDVVAITDETRRRYLNYALSVITNRALPDVRDGLKPVQRRILYAMFHDLHLYANEKPLKCAKVSGEVMGNYHPHGDMAIYDTLVRMAQSWVMRYPLIDGHGNFGAVDGYDAAASRYTECKLQPIAEELMVELRQKTVDMKPNYDGNRQEPIVLPARFPNILVNGSTGIAVGMATNIPPHNLKDVIAACIQLIEAPDSTTAVLLDKLKGPDFPLGGKVLADRKTLRNIYEEGQGSIKIQAEWKLEESSKKRQIVVTSIPYAVNKGTLEEKIGEIIANRSLPQLVNVVNESNDKDGLRIALEIKTDADPETVMAYLFKHTDLQTSFAYNMTCLVPSTPQIEKEGKRKKKNEEEEETKVPTIMRPARASLPEMLRHFLDFRFLTVKRRYEYLLQQLRARIHILEGFRLVFNALDKVLELIKTSQGKQDAAEKLMSYLKLDEIQADAILEMLLYKIARLEIKKILEELREKKEEAERIEAILKSEKKLWGVVKTELDEVGEKHGERRRTRIVGEEEMPEFDPEAYIVRENTNVVLTKDGWIKRVGRLASVEGTRVREGDSVVAVVPGSTHDHVAFFSDDGIAYTMRINEVPASTGYGEPIAKFFRLNDGARIIAAYTADPRFIPAETKPASKGDPHGPYLLAATAQGQVLRTPYAPYREASTVKGRMYVRLNDDDKVVLAAIALPEFKSIILCSVEGRVIHFPVSEIPVLTGVGKGVIGIKLDDKDTALGGTLIRNQNDWLAIETSGGRTLEFYGSREQVSRAGKGFEAVKRTSFTRIVPQPIDLVNWDNFEQPAAEKNGKPKSKTLFD; encoded by the coding sequence ATGCCTGAACGCATTGATGTTGTTGCCATCACGGATGAAACCCGTCGTCGGTATTTGAATTACGCCCTCTCGGTCATCACTAACCGGGCCCTGCCTGATGTGCGTGATGGTCTGAAGCCTGTGCAGCGGCGTATTCTCTATGCCATGTTTCACGATCTTCACCTGTACGCCAACGAGAAGCCACTCAAATGTGCCAAGGTCAGCGGTGAAGTGATGGGCAATTACCATCCGCATGGCGACATGGCTATTTATGATACCCTGGTTCGAATGGCTCAGAGCTGGGTGATGCGTTATCCGCTCATTGATGGTCATGGTAACTTCGGTGCGGTCGATGGCTATGATGCTGCCGCCAGCCGTTACACCGAATGCAAGTTGCAACCGATAGCCGAAGAGTTGATGGTCGAACTTCGGCAGAAAACCGTCGACATGAAACCCAATTACGATGGCAACCGCCAGGAACCGATAGTTCTGCCCGCCCGCTTCCCCAACATACTGGTAAATGGCTCGACCGGCATCGCGGTGGGCATGGCAACCAACATTCCACCGCACAATTTAAAGGATGTCATCGCTGCCTGCATCCAGTTGATCGAAGCCCCCGATTCTACCACAGCGGTGTTACTTGATAAACTCAAAGGCCCTGATTTTCCACTGGGTGGCAAAGTTCTGGCTGACCGTAAGACACTGCGCAATATCTACGAAGAAGGGCAAGGCAGCATCAAGATACAAGCTGAATGGAAGCTCGAAGAAAGCAGTAAGAAGCGGCAGATTGTTGTTACCAGCATTCCCTATGCAGTTAACAAGGGCACACTTGAAGAGAAGATCGGCGAGATTATCGCCAACCGATCGCTGCCACAATTGGTCAACGTCGTCAATGAATCGAACGACAAGGATGGCTTGCGAATTGCTCTGGAGATCAAGACCGATGCCGATCCGGAAACGGTGATGGCATATCTTTTCAAGCATACCGATCTGCAGACATCGTTTGCGTACAACATGACGTGTCTGGTGCCGAGCACGCCGCAAATTGAAAAAGAGGGGAAACGGAAAAAGAAAAACGAGGAGGAAGAGGAAACTAAGGTGCCCACGATCATGCGGCCTGCCCGCGCTTCGCTGCCTGAAATGCTGCGGCACTTCCTCGACTTCCGATTCCTTACTGTCAAAAGGCGGTACGAGTATCTGTTGCAGCAGCTGCGGGCCCGCATCCATATCCTTGAAGGCTTCCGACTCGTCTTCAATGCTCTCGATAAAGTGCTGGAACTCATCAAGACAAGTCAGGGTAAACAGGATGCTGCCGAGAAGCTGATGTCATACCTCAAACTCGATGAAATCCAGGCTGATGCCATTCTGGAAATGCTGCTTTACAAGATCGCCCGACTCGAAATCAAAAAGATTCTCGAAGAGTTGCGTGAGAAGAAGGAAGAAGCTGAGCGCATCGAAGCTATTCTCAAATCGGAAAAGAAACTCTGGGGCGTGGTGAAGACCGAACTGGACGAGGTGGGTGAAAAGCACGGCGAACGCCGACGAACCCGCATTGTCGGCGAGGAGGAAATGCCTGAGTTTGATCCCGAAGCTTACATCGTTCGCGAAAACACTAACGTCGTGCTGACCAAAGATGGCTGGATCAAACGTGTCGGTCGACTTGCTTCCGTCGAAGGCACACGCGTTCGCGAAGGGGACAGCGTGGTAGCTGTGGTGCCGGGCAGCACACACGATCATGTTGCGTTCTTTTCCGATGATGGCATCGCTTATACGATGCGGATCAATGAGGTCCCTGCAAGTACGGGTTACGGCGAACCGATTGCCAAGTTCTTCAGGCTCAATGATGGAGCCCGCATCATTGCTGCCTACACAGCTGATCCGCGATTTATTCCGGCAGAGACCAAGCCTGCGAGCAAAGGCGATCCGCATGGACCCTATCTCCTGGCTGCCACAGCTCAGGGGCAGGTACTGCGTACGCCTTATGCTCCGTATCGTGAAGCGAGCACGGTGAAAGGCAGGATGTATGTCCGCCTGAATGATGATGACAAGGTTGTTCTCGCGGCTATTGCCCTTCCTGAGTTCAAGAGCATTATCCTCTGCTCGGTGGAAGGCCGCGTGATTCACTTCCCGGTTTCAGAAATACCTGTGCTGACTGGTGTAGGTAAAGGTGTCATCGGCATCAAACTGGATGACAAGGATACAGCGCTGGGTGGCACGCTCATCCGCAACCAGAATGATTGGTTGGCTATTGAAACCAGCGGCGGCCGAACGCTCGAATTCTACGGCAGCAGAGAGCAAGTGAGCCGGGCTGGTAAAGGCTTTGAAGCAGTCAAGCGCACCAGCTTTACCCGCATAGTTCCGCAGCCTATTGATTTGGTGAATTGGGACAATTTTGAACAGCCTGCTGCGGAAAAGAACGGCAAGCCAAAGAGCAAAACGCTTTTTGATTAG
- a CDS encoding TPM domain-containing protein — translation MNWSVNKPMLPLVLVLCWIGSTGLVQASDPTIVDNAKLFNAETLKKANDQLIQLKKATNKTVVIETYNGVPADRRTAFRANRAQFYDRWAAERGKAINLQNGTLFLVCIEQPEDVASGSKPSKRIEVWTDAKTMSRFTKDEANQAVQKLGTKLNSDPNQGLLDLVASTRTSMMSMFGTPVGTGFDKPAGSGNALAKETEKGVIKQAKEFGNKTLEDAKEGRMDVMTIVLIIGGCILGFWILIGLVRAFTRPRMNAGAYGTPPPPGGMVPPPPAGYGRGYGQPMGQPYGQPMGYPPQQAGGMGFMGSLMTGMLGAAAGSYMYDKFFRGGQHHDHGPTGADAGGGYYGGGSSTAEPQTGYTTGGDFGGEDSPQIASSGNDYDQGITGGDTNFGGSGGGADYDAGGDFGGGGGDFGGGDFGGGDFGGGDSGGGDF, via the coding sequence ATGAACTGGTCTGTAAACAAGCCGATGTTGCCCCTGGTACTGGTGCTGTGCTGGATAGGCTCCACCGGACTGGTGCAGGCTTCGGATCCAACCATTGTCGATAACGCCAAGCTGTTCAATGCGGAAACATTGAAGAAGGCTAACGATCAACTCATTCAACTCAAAAAGGCTACCAACAAAACGGTGGTCATCGAAACCTATAATGGAGTGCCAGCGGACAGGCGAACGGCATTCCGTGCCAACCGTGCACAGTTTTATGATCGCTGGGCAGCTGAAAGGGGCAAAGCGATCAATCTCCAGAATGGTACACTCTTCCTGGTCTGCATTGAACAACCAGAAGATGTAGCGTCTGGCAGCAAGCCCTCCAAACGTATTGAGGTGTGGACCGATGCAAAAACCATGAGTCGTTTTACCAAAGACGAGGCAAATCAAGCCGTTCAAAAGCTGGGGACCAAACTCAACAGCGATCCCAACCAGGGTCTCCTTGATCTGGTAGCAAGTACCAGAACTTCCATGATGTCGATGTTCGGCACTCCTGTTGGCACTGGTTTCGATAAACCTGCCGGTTCCGGCAATGCATTGGCCAAAGAAACGGAAAAAGGCGTGATCAAACAAGCCAAAGAGTTCGGTAACAAGACTCTTGAAGATGCTAAAGAAGGAAGGATGGATGTTATGACCATCGTGTTGATAATTGGCGGCTGCATACTCGGCTTCTGGATATTAATTGGCCTGGTTCGTGCTTTCACCCGGCCACGCATGAATGCCGGTGCTTATGGAACACCTCCGCCTCCAGGTGGTATGGTACCTCCTCCACCAGCTGGCTATGGCCGAGGTTACGGTCAGCCCATGGGTCAGCCTTACGGCCAGCCAATGGGTTATCCGCCTCAACAGGCTGGTGGCATGGGATTCATGGGCAGCCTGATGACAGGCATGCTCGGTGCCGCAGCAGGCAGCTACATGTATGACAAATTCTTCCGTGGTGGCCAGCATCACGATCACGGTCCTACAGGTGCGGATGCAGGTGGTGGCTACTATGGCGGCGGATCTTCAACTGCAGAGCCTCAGACAGGCTATACCACCGGGGGCGACTTTGGCGGTGAAGATTCTCCACAGATCGCATCGAGTGGAAACGATTACGATCAGGGCATCACCGGCGGTGACACCAATTTCGGTGGCAGCGGTGGCGGCGCTGATTACGACGCTGGCGGTGACTTCGGCGGAGGCGGTGGAGATTTTGGAGGCGGGGACTTTGGTGGTGGAGACTTCGGCGGTGGTGATTCCGGCGGCGGAGATTTCTAA
- a CDS encoding adenosylhomocysteinase, with the protein MNAPLKPKNLVNNDYHVADMKLAAWGHKEIKIAETEMPGLMMIRDEYAKTQPLKGARISGSLHMTIQTAVLIQTLEALGAQVRWASCNIFSTQDHAAAAIAEGGTPVFAYKGESLEDYWKFTHQIFEWQDGGYSNMILDDGGDATLLLHLGTRAEKDQSVLANPHSEEERVLYASIKEKLKTDPTWYSTRLKQIKGVTEETTTGVMRLYQMHTDGKLAFPAINVNDSVTKSKFDNLYGCRESLVDAIKRATDVMIAGKVALVCGYGDVGKGSAQALRALSAQVWVTEIDPICALQAAMEGYRVVTMEYAADKADIFVTATGNHNVIRYEHMEKMKPEAIVCNIGHFDNEIDVASLEKKCKWEEIKPQVDHVIFPDGKRIILLAKGRLVNLGCGTGHPSYVMSSSFANQTIAQIELFTNSKAYPVGVYTLPKHLDEKVARLQLKKLNAQLTRLSEDQAKYINVSVDGPYKKDNYRY; encoded by the coding sequence ATGAATGCGCCTCTTAAACCCAAGAACCTCGTCAACAATGATTACCATGTAGCGGATATGAAGCTCGCTGCCTGGGGTCACAAGGAAATCAAGATCGCAGAGACCGAAATGCCCGGCCTCATGATGATCCGCGATGAGTACGCCAAGACTCAGCCGCTCAAGGGTGCCCGCATCTCCGGCTCGCTGCACATGACCATTCAGACCGCAGTGTTGATTCAGACGCTGGAGGCGCTCGGTGCACAGGTGCGCTGGGCATCGTGCAATATCTTCAGCACGCAGGATCATGCTGCTGCTGCCATCGCTGAGGGTGGTACGCCCGTGTTTGCCTATAAGGGTGAAAGCCTCGAAGACTACTGGAAGTTCACGCACCAGATTTTCGAATGGCAGGATGGCGGCTACTCGAACATGATCCTTGATGACGGTGGCGACGCTACGCTACTCCTCCACTTGGGTACCCGTGCGGAGAAGGATCAGAGCGTGCTGGCTAATCCGCACAGTGAAGAAGAACGAGTTCTTTACGCTTCAATCAAGGAGAAACTCAAAACTGATCCCACCTGGTACAGCACCCGGCTGAAACAGATCAAGGGTGTCACCGAAGAAACAACCACCGGCGTCATGCGCCTGTACCAGATGCACACTGATGGCAAGCTAGCTTTCCCCGCCATCAATGTCAATGACAGCGTCACCAAGTCGAAGTTCGATAATCTCTATGGCTGCCGTGAATCGCTGGTCGATGCTATCAAGCGTGCGACCGATGTAATGATTGCCGGCAAGGTTGCCCTGGTGTGTGGCTATGGCGATGTGGGCAAGGGTTCAGCCCAGGCATTGCGTGCGCTGTCGGCCCAGGTGTGGGTGACCGAGATCGATCCGATCTGTGCGTTGCAGGCGGCAATGGAAGGCTACCGCGTCGTCACCATGGAATATGCTGCTGATAAAGCTGACATCTTCGTGACTGCGACAGGCAACCATAATGTCATCCGTTATGAACATATGGAAAAGATGAAGCCTGAAGCCATCGTTTGCAACATCGGCCACTTCGATAACGAGATTGACGTTGCGAGCCTGGAAAAGAAGTGCAAGTGGGAAGAGATCAAACCGCAGGTCGATCATGTCATCTTCCCCGATGGCAAACGCATCATTCTGCTGGCCAAGGGCCGCCTGGTGAACCTGGGCTGTGGTACGGGACATCCGAGTTATGTGATGTCATCATCGTTCGCCAACCAGACGATTGCCCAGATTGAATTGTTCACTAATAGCAAGGCGTATCCGGTTGGCGTTTACACGCTACCAAAGCATTTGGATGAAAAGGTGGCCCGCCTTCAACTGAAGAAACTGAATGCTCAACTCACACGGTTGAGTGAAGATCAGGCAAAGTACATCAATGTTTCGGTTGATGGACCGTATAAGAAGGATAATTACCGCTATTAA
- a CDS encoding ABC transporter ATP-binding protein produces the protein MLLEVRQISARHTEGTVAFENVSLLLHENESVGLVGPNGAGKTSLLLAITGILLPHQGSMTVCGWNPLDRQQRQQLPRHLGLVMQQSDDQLFNPTVLDDVAFGPLNLGISKDETRKRVAHALAQVKLSGYEDRIPHRLSGGEKRRVALAGILAMQPRLLLLDEPTQDLDPRGRRELIAIMTELPQGKLIASHDLDFILTTCRRTIVFDRTVIADGPTEQLLADANLMEQHGLEVPWRLK, from the coding sequence GTGCTTCTCGAAGTCCGTCAAATCTCGGCACGTCATACCGAAGGCACCGTAGCGTTCGAAAACGTCAGCCTGCTACTGCATGAGAATGAATCCGTCGGCCTGGTTGGTCCCAACGGCGCAGGGAAAACTTCACTGCTCCTGGCTATCACCGGCATTCTCCTCCCGCACCAGGGATCGATGACTGTCTGCGGATGGAATCCACTCGATCGCCAGCAGAGACAGCAACTGCCCAGGCATCTGGGGCTGGTGATGCAACAGAGTGACGATCAACTCTTCAACCCCACCGTTCTTGATGATGTTGCGTTTGGCCCGCTGAACCTTGGCATCAGTAAAGACGAAACGCGGAAACGAGTGGCCCATGCCCTGGCCCAGGTGAAGCTCTCAGGCTATGAAGACCGGATTCCACATCGCCTTTCCGGTGGTGAAAAACGACGGGTCGCACTTGCTGGCATTCTAGCCATGCAACCCCGACTGCTTCTCCTTGATGAACCGACACAAGATCTTGATCCGCGAGGCAGACGCGAACTGATTGCTATCATGACCGAGTTGCCTCAAGGCAAGCTGATTGCTTCCCACGATCTGGACTTTATCTTAACTACATGCCGCCGAACCATCGTGTTCGACCGGACGGTTATCGCTGATGGCCCTACAGAACAACTGCTGGCTGATGCGAATCTGATGGAACAGCACGGACTGGAAGTTCCCTGGAGACTGAAGTGA
- a CDS encoding SRPBCC family protein, with the protein MSGTVTHHTFTLEKVYPKSADKVFAGFSDPVKLRKWFADGEHHTVENFQHDFRVRGQDITRSRFNKDSPFPGVALLNESIYLDIVPGRRIVSASTMTVGEHRISASLVTFEILAEGASTKLLFTHQGAFFEGSDGPEIREHGWNVLLDKLGQAV; encoded by the coding sequence ATGTCAGGCACTGTTACCCATCACACGTTTACCCTGGAAAAGGTTTATCCCAAATCGGCAGATAAAGTATTTGCCGGCTTCTCTGACCCTGTCAAACTGCGAAAGTGGTTTGCTGATGGTGAGCATCATACGGTGGAAAATTTTCAACATGATTTTCGGGTAAGAGGGCAGGATATCACTCGCTCCCGCTTCAACAAAGACTCGCCATTTCCGGGCGTGGCATTGCTCAATGAAAGTATTTATCTCGACATTGTTCCTGGACGGCGAATTGTCTCAGCTTCGACCATGACAGTTGGTGAGCATCGCATCTCGGCATCGCTCGTTACTTTCGAAATACTGGCTGAGGGTGCATCGACGAAACTGTTGTTTACCCATCAGGGGGCATTCTTCGAAGGTTCAGATGGCCCTGAGATTCGTGAGCATGGCTGGAATGTCCTGCTCGATAAACTGGGGCAGGCTGTGTAA
- a CDS encoding winged helix-turn-helix transcriptional regulator, with protein sequence MPYAKVKADMVFQALGDSTRRAMVERLCDGPLSVSRLAEPFDMTLTAITQHLQILEQCGLVRSFKAGRVRTCRLERTGFDMLQNWIERHREIWERRLDRLGEVLEE encoded by the coding sequence ATGCCTTACGCGAAAGTGAAAGCAGACATGGTGTTTCAGGCCCTGGGAGATAGTACTCGCAGGGCAATGGTGGAGCGGTTATGCGATGGGCCATTGAGTGTCTCGCGTCTGGCTGAGCCTTTTGACATGACGCTGACGGCGATCACGCAGCACCTGCAGATTCTGGAACAATGTGGCTTGGTGCGTTCGTTCAAGGCCGGACGAGTACGAACCTGCAGACTTGAAAGGACCGGCTTTGATATGCTGCAGAACTGGATAGAGCGGCATCGCGAGATATGGGAGCGTCGGCTGGATCGGCTTGGAGAAGTGCTCGAGGAATGA
- a CDS encoding deoxyhypusine synthase family protein, with translation MAMPTLPVLEFILRNYKNFNARVTRDALLAYWKHIQAGGKMFWTLAGAMSSAQLGITLAPAIREGLIHGISSTGANLEESLFRLVAHHSYKDFPEYRYFTKSDDTKILDDRMRRVTDTSIPEDEAFRAVEKFIVPMWEKATKEKQRHFWHVYFYDLVKTMPAKLHEGSADESWLVAAAHKNLPIVVPGYEDSTFGNIFASHVKTGECSASIVKSGIEYMAHFYDQYRELSTGAGLGFFQIGGGIAGDFPICVVPSIKYDLQEDVKPWAYFCQISDSTTSYGSYSGATPNEKITWDKLTEKTPMFVIESDATIVAPLILTALLECKRHPAEAEKLIAGK, from the coding sequence ATGGCGATGCCTACACTGCCCGTGCTGGAATTCATTCTCCGCAACTACAAGAACTTTAATGCCCGCGTGACTCGCGATGCTCTGCTGGCTTACTGGAAACACATCCAGGCGGGGGGCAAAATGTTCTGGACGCTTGCTGGCGCCATGTCATCGGCACAGTTGGGTATTACATTGGCACCGGCGATTCGCGAAGGGTTGATACATGGCATATCATCAACCGGCGCCAATCTGGAAGAGTCGCTGTTTCGCCTGGTGGCCCATCACAGCTACAAGGATTTTCCGGAGTACCGCTACTTCACCAAGAGCGACGATACGAAGATTCTTGATGACCGCATGCGCCGCGTGACCGATACCAGCATTCCTGAAGATGAAGCGTTCCGGGCGGTTGAAAAGTTTATTGTCCCCATGTGGGAAAAGGCGACCAAAGAGAAACAGCGACACTTCTGGCACGTATACTTTTACGACCTCGTTAAGACCATGCCTGCCAAGTTGCACGAAGGCAGTGCGGATGAATCGTGGCTGGTGGCGGCTGCCCATAAGAACCTGCCCATCGTGGTGCCTGGCTACGAAGATTCCACCTTTGGCAACATCTTCGCTTCGCATGTGAAGACGGGCGAATGCTCCGCGTCGATTGTTAAATCAGGCATCGAGTACATGGCACACTTTTATGATCAGTATCGTGAACTGTCCACTGGGGCTGGATTGGGTTTCTTCCAGATTGGTGGAGGCATCGCTGGTGATTTCCCGATTTGCGTGGTACCTTCGATCAAGTATGATCTGCAGGAAGATGTGAAACCCTGGGCTTACTTCTGCCAGATTTCCGATTCGACCACATCGTATGGCTCGTACTCAGGTGCTACGCCGAATGAGAAGATTACCTGGGACAAGTTAACGGAAAAGACACCGATGTTTGTGATTGAATCGGATGCGACCATTGTGGCGCCGCTGATTCTGACAGCATTACTGGAATGCAAGCGCCACCCAGCGGAGGCAGAAAAATTAATAGCGGGGAAGTAG